Proteins from a single region of Acidianus ambivalens:
- a CDS encoding thioredoxin family protein encodes MSYDPIIKQYSNVIKGLKIEECLADDLFDEMKVNNEIVKIEGCNRPVIKVEKEGRKFFTYYGVPEINELWPFLNALVRISSNTVHLQADEMELAKKLKGNLKLFVTATCTHCPAVAELFYQISIINESVNLEIYDVDVYEEYIDKYHVLSTPKIVYNEKEFPSFPPLILLKMLAKSTQ; translated from the coding sequence ATGAGCTACGACCCAATAATTAAACAGTACTCTAACGTGATAAAAGGGCTAAAAATTGAGGAATGCCTAGCAGACGACCTCTTTGATGAAATGAAGGTAAATAATGAAATAGTGAAGATAGAAGGCTGTAATAGGCCTGTAATTAAAGTAGAAAAAGAAGGAAGAAAGTTCTTCACTTACTACGGAGTACCAGAAATTAACGAACTCTGGCCTTTCCTCAACGCTTTGGTTAGGATTTCTTCTAATACTGTACACTTGCAGGCGGATGAAATGGAATTAGCAAAGAAGTTGAAAGGAAACTTAAAGCTCTTCGTTACTGCAACCTGTACTCATTGCCCCGCAGTCGCAGAGCTATTTTACCAAATTTCAATAATTAATGAGAGCGTAAACCTTGAGATATATGACGTGGACGTTTATGAGGAGTACATAGATAAATACCACGTGCTAAGTACTCCTAAAATAGTATATAATGAAAAAGAATTTCCATCATTTCCACCTTTAATACTCTTAAAAATGCTTGCAAAGAGTACACAGTAA
- a CDS encoding histone deacetylase family protein, translating to MIGVIWDDRFLNISFSHPMIRDIAKARIRKFRELLDGIKDEILFIKPEPAKEEDLLIVHSKEYLRKLKEASNSPYIGFLDEGDTVHYPGMFDDILLILGGSLTTIKFSSFLDFIYIPLGGFHHALPCRAMGFCPINDIAIAAKILSKTRRVAILDVDAHHGNGIQRILYNDEILKINIFGYDGHFFPGDGKMDEIGEGKGKGLNLNVQLPRGSGDDAFAEALRVTQVLEDFRPDYLLVNAGVDGHKDDSLHFLNLSANSFNYLGQKVRRLQKELNFKVISYGGGGYGESSALCMFEYILGYLGKKDNPEEETKGNAERVKEEVDEILKTFYSIFVKNHS from the coding sequence ATGATAGGAGTAATTTGGGACGATAGGTTTCTTAATATTTCCTTTTCTCACCCCATGATAAGGGATATAGCCAAAGCTAGGATAAGGAAGTTTAGGGAACTCCTTGATGGAATAAAAGATGAAATTCTCTTCATTAAACCTGAGCCTGCGAAGGAAGAGGATTTACTCATAGTCCATTCCAAGGAATACTTGAGAAAACTGAAGGAAGCGAGTAATTCTCCTTACATAGGTTTTTTAGACGAAGGAGACACTGTTCATTATCCAGGGATGTTTGACGACATACTTTTAATCCTAGGTGGGAGTCTTACAACAATTAAATTCTCTTCCTTCCTGGATTTCATTTACATTCCTCTAGGTGGTTTTCACCACGCATTACCTTGTAGAGCAATGGGGTTCTGTCCTATAAACGATATCGCAATTGCAGCAAAAATTCTGAGTAAAACTAGGAGAGTTGCAATACTCGACGTTGACGCCCACCACGGTAACGGAATACAGAGGATACTTTACAACGACGAGATCCTGAAGATAAACATCTTTGGTTACGACGGCCATTTCTTCCCCGGAGACGGTAAAATGGACGAAATAGGAGAAGGCAAAGGAAAGGGGTTGAATTTGAACGTCCAATTACCTAGGGGTTCTGGAGATGATGCCTTTGCTGAGGCTTTGAGAGTTACTCAGGTTTTGGAGGACTTCCGCCCTGATTACCTTTTGGTAAACGCTGGAGTTGACGGTCATAAGGATGACAGCTTACATTTCCTTAATTTGTCTGCTAATTCCTTCAATTATCTAGGTCAGAAGGTTAGGAGGCTTCAGAAAGAGCTGAATTTTAAGGTAATATCATACGGTGGCGGAGGTTACGGTGAGAGCTCTGCTTTATGTATGTTTGAATACATTTTAGGCTATCTAGGAAAGAAAGATAATCCAGAGGAGGAAACTAAGGGAAATGCTGAAAGAGTTAAGGAAGAAGTCGATGAAATTTTGAAAACTTTTTATTCCATTTTTGTTAAGAATCATTCTTAA
- a CDS encoding sulfurtransferase TusA family protein — protein sequence MEELNLVSLECPEPFLKVSAKIMEIKGGEQLKVLYKDPKCDEMLLQLMDLANCQVLQHEEKDGVFTLIIEKKGEKKKVDLSDFTGC from the coding sequence ATGGAAGAACTAAACTTGGTAAGCCTCGAATGCCCAGAACCTTTCCTCAAAGTTTCGGCAAAGATAATGGAAATAAAAGGAGGGGAACAGCTAAAGGTCCTATATAAAGATCCTAAATGCGACGAAATGTTGCTCCAGCTCATGGATTTAGCTAACTGTCAAGTTCTTCAACACGAGGAAAAAGACGGAGTTTTTACTCTAATTATAGAGAAGAAGGGAGAAAAGAAGAAAGTTGACTTAAGCGACTTTACCGGTTGCTAA
- a CDS encoding RNA-guided endonuclease TnpB family protein, whose product MARRGNKAIRATVSMKIALSDSLLALVNNYVKALRFTLFWLKENVKNPEEKGVLSKVHEELYEKLRGEYNLPSKVAEDCYRDALSIYKGWYNNPRRGRFPRVYKPTVWLTPKASYSVNFERMTVRIAGVGELPILGYPRNLKEYLSWRMKEARLVVKDGKAFLKVVFEKEEEGKVEPKESIAVDINMADIVVGKDDKNYVRIPTRLEEVHHWKSLAESLQRKYPRRWRENKRILNRIHSFHQKARRIMEDFARKVGKWVVEVARMMGSNVIKLENLRNLIKNVEKLPKEFHDKLYLMQYRRLQYWISWQAKKHGMIVEFVNPSYSSVSCPKCGQKMVEVSHRWFKCSCGYENDRDVIAVVNLNGRGSLSLSTAPQMRDVRANR is encoded by the coding sequence ATGGCTAGGAGGGGAAATAAAGCGATCAGAGCAACTGTTTCGATGAAGATCGCTCTATCTGATTCCCTCCTAGCCCTTGTTAATAACTACGTTAAAGCACTCCGTTTCACCCTATTCTGGCTGAAGGAAAATGTGAAAAATCCGGAAGAGAAGGGAGTGCTTTCGAAAGTCCACGAGGAGTTGTATGAGAAGTTAAGAGGAGAATACAATCTGCCATCAAAGGTTGCTGAGGACTGCTATAGGGATGCCCTCTCAATATACAAGGGTTGGTATAATAATCCTAGGAGGGGACGTTTCCCGAGAGTGTATAAGCCAACTGTTTGGCTAACTCCTAAAGCGAGTTATAGCGTGAACTTCGAGAGAATGACTGTTAGGATTGCTGGTGTAGGTGAACTACCAATCTTGGGATATCCTAGAAACCTTAAGGAGTACCTGAGTTGGAGGATGAAGGAGGCTAGGTTAGTGGTTAAGGATGGAAAGGCTTTCCTAAAAGTAGTTTTTGAGAAAGAGGAAGAAGGGAAAGTTGAGCCAAAGGAAAGTATTGCCGTAGACATTAACATGGCTGACATAGTAGTTGGGAAGGACGATAAGAACTACGTTAGGATTCCAACTCGTCTCGAAGAGGTTCACCACTGGAAGTCTTTAGCTGAAAGTCTACAAAGGAAGTACCCAAGGAGGTGGAGGGAGAATAAGAGGATCCTAAACAGGATTCACTCCTTCCATCAAAAGGCTAGGAGAATCATGGAGGATTTTGCTAGAAAAGTGGGGAAATGGGTTGTTGAAGTAGCGAGAATGATGGGTTCTAACGTCATTAAGTTAGAGAACCTCAGGAACCTCATTAAGAACGTGGAAAAGCTACCTAAGGAGTTCCACGATAAACTGTATCTTATGCAGTATCGTCGTTTGCAGTATTGGATTTCTTGGCAGGCTAAGAAGCATGGAATGATTGTTGAGTTTGTTAATCCCAGTTATTCATCAGTCTCATGCCCTAAGTGTGGGCAAAAGATGGTTGAGGTTTCCCATCGTTGGTTTAAGTGTTCATGTGGTTATGAGAATGATAGGGATGTAATTGCTGTAGTTAATTTAAATGGGAGGGGTTCTCTGAGCCTCTCGACTGCCCCTCAAATGAGGGATGTAAGAGCGAATCGATGA
- a CDS encoding DUF5658 family protein, whose amino-acid sequence MLSIIYEIIMFYGFQFDDYWTTILGIKRGAEEKNPIASPFASSPLLLALYKFGLGTFAAILIVQFPALNILLFIDTIFEAIITFNNIFELNKIKRKERG is encoded by the coding sequence ATGTTGTCCATAATATACGAAATTATCATGTTCTACGGCTTTCAGTTTGATGATTATTGGACTACTATACTCGGAATAAAGAGAGGAGCGGAGGAGAAGAATCCTATCGCTTCTCCTTTCGCATCAAGTCCTCTATTACTTGCACTGTACAAGTTCGGCCTAGGTACGTTTGCGGCCATTCTAATTGTCCAATTTCCAGCTCTTAATATTTTACTATTTATTGATACAATCTTCGAGGCAATAATTACTTTCAATAACATCTTCGAATTGAATAAGATAAAGAGAAAAGAAAGAGGTTAA
- a CDS encoding RNA-guided endonuclease TnpB family protein yields MARRAKAIRATVSMKIALSDSLLALVNNYVKALRFTLFWLKGNVKNPNEKGVLSKVHEELYTRLRGEYNLPSKVAEDCYRDALSIYKGWYNNPRRGRFPRVYKPTVWLTPKASYNVDFERMTVNITSVGELQILGYPRNLKDYLSWRMKEARLVVRDRSAFLKVVFEKEEEGKVEPKESIAVDINMADIVVGKDDKNYVRIPTRLEEVHHWKSLAENLQKKYSRRWRENKRILHRIHSFHQKARRIMEDFARKVGKWVVEVARMMGSNVIKLENLRNLIKNVEKLPKEFHDKLYLMQYRRLQYWISWQAKKHGMIVEFVNPSYSSVSCPKCGQKMVEVSHRWFKCSCGYENDRDVIAVVNLNGRGSLSLSTAPQMRDVRANR; encoded by the coding sequence ATGGCTAGGAGGGCTAAAGCGATCAGAGCAACTGTTTCTATGAAGATCGCTCTATCTGATTCCCTCCTAGCCCTTGTTAATAACTACGTTAAAGCACTCCGTTTCACCCTATTCTGGCTGAAGGGGAACGTGAAAAACCCGAATGAGAAGGGAGTGCTTTCTAAAGTCCACGAGGAGTTATACACGAGGTTAAGAGGGGAATATAATCTACCGTCTAAAGTTGCTGAGGACTGCTATAGGGATGCCCTTTCAATATACAAGGGTTGGTATAATAATCCTAGGAGGGGGCGTTTTCCTAGAGTGTACAAACCCACTGTATGGTTAACACCTAAAGCTAGCTATAATGTGGATTTCGAGAGAATGACTGTTAATATAACTAGTGTTGGTGAACTTCAAATTCTAGGTTATCCTAGAAACTTGAAGGATTACCTGAGTTGGAGGATGAAGGAGGCCAGGTTGGTAGTCAGAGACAGGAGTGCTTTCCTCAAGGTAGTTTTTGAGAAAGAGGAAGAAGGGAAAGTTGAGCCAAAGGAAAGTATTGCCGTAGACATTAACATGGCTGACATAGTAGTTGGGAAGGACGATAAGAACTACGTTAGGATTCCAACTCGTCTCGAAGAGGTTCACCACTGGAAGTCATTAGCTGAGAATTTGCAAAAGAAGTATTCAAGGAGGTGGAGGGAGAATAAGAGGATCCTTCACAGGATTCACTCCTTCCATCAAAAGGCTAGGAGAATCATGGAGGATTTTGCTAGAAAAGTGGGGAAATGGGTTGTTGAAGTAGCGAGAATGATGGGTTCTAACGTCATTAAGTTAGAGAACCTCAGGAACCTCATTAAGAACGTGGAAAAGCTACCTAAGGAGTTCCACGATAAACTGTATCTTATGCAGTATCGTCGTTTGCAGTATTGGATTTCTTGGCAGGCTAAGAAGCATGGAATGATTGTTGAGTTTGTTAATCCCAGTTATTCATCAGTCTCATGCCCTAAGTGTGGGCAAAAGATGGTTGAGGTTTCCCATCGTTGGTTTAAGTGCTCATGTGGTTATGAGAACGACCGTGATGTAATTGCTGTAGTTAATCTTAATGGGAGGGGTTCTCTGAGCCTCTCGACTGCCCCTCAAATGAGGGATGTAAGAGCGAATCGATGA
- a CDS encoding Hsp20/alpha crystallin family protein: MDELERKIIDALEKQDMNSLSGLVKSLSMMANFDGIVIYYVTFDNKDGKIVVPKESEDYQRLMNAVAPTSMTSSIEKMLRAMMGIEEEPKEEEPQYEVPEEKEEDFEIIPKGNELFVVGRVEEEPEVRIESGVLDIGKKAITLPPGNWKIIEKKFKNGILTIHLQKG; the protein is encoded by the coding sequence ATGGACGAACTGGAAAGGAAAATAATAGACGCATTAGAGAAACAGGACATGAATTCCTTGTCAGGATTAGTTAAAAGCTTATCAATGATGGCAAACTTTGACGGCATAGTAATTTACTACGTTACTTTTGATAACAAGGACGGCAAAATAGTAGTCCCCAAGGAGAGCGAAGATTATCAAAGGCTTATGAACGCTGTGGCTCCAACTTCAATGACCTCAAGTATAGAGAAAATGTTGAGGGCGATGATGGGAATTGAAGAAGAACCTAAGGAAGAAGAACCGCAGTATGAGGTTCCAGAGGAAAAAGAAGAGGACTTTGAAATCATACCAAAAGGAAATGAATTATTCGTTGTAGGCAGAGTTGAAGAAGAGCCTGAGGTTAGGATTGAGAGCGGAGTCCTGGATATAGGAAAGAAAGCAATAACTTTACCTCCTGGGAACTGGAAAATTATAGAGAAAAAGTTTAAGAACGGGATTCTAACGATTCACCTACAGAAAGGTTAG
- a CDS encoding DUF16 domain-containing protein has product MSGKIADEILNNPQLLSALADKIYDKLKDEIVIKKLEETIASVKALQEEIKKQGEAIVSLQQEIKSLREASNKHSEAIASLQEAVKKQGEAIASLQETVKSLQETVNKHTEAITALQEAVKSLQETVNKHTEAIASLQEAVKKQGEAIASLQETVKKQGEAIASLQETVKSLQETVNKHTEAITALQEAVKKQGEAIASLQETVNKHTEAIEGLQKAVRKLQRAVMKLSIEVGSFTNRAGKGMEKTMLKLYRKALELHGVDPKKVVHGMIKDEEGLIEKGKVFEVDFYETNDYVYVFEIKNLADKGAYDQIIIRKKLFSAKYKDKKIKIFLVANFVDKKIKKKLEEEGVEIIASHVIK; this is encoded by the coding sequence ATGAGTGGAAAAATAGCCGACGAGATCCTTAACAATCCACAACTACTTTCAGCGTTAGCCGATAAAATCTACGACAAACTTAAGGACGAAATAGTTATAAAGAAGTTAGAAGAAACAATTGCTAGCGTTAAAGCTTTACAAGAAGAAATTAAAAAGCAAGGAGAAGCAATTGTGTCTCTACAACAAGAAATAAAATCGCTAAGAGAAGCGTCAAATAAACACAGTGAGGCGATAGCATCACTTCAGGAGGCTGTCAAAAAGCAAGGAGAAGCAATTGCGTCTCTACAAGAGACTGTTAAGTCGCTTCAAGAAACAGTAAATAAGCACACAGAAGCAATAACTGCACTTCAAGAAGCCGTAAAATCTTTACAGGAAACCGTTAATAAGCATACAGAGGCGATCGCATCACTCCAAGAGGCAGTTAAAAAGCAAGGAGAAGCAATAGCATCACTTCAGGAGACTGTCAAGAAACAGGGAGAAGCAATTGCGTCTTTACAAGAGACTGTTAAGTCGCTTCAAGAGACTGTGAATAAGCATACAGAAGCAATAACTGCACTTCAAGAGGCTGTCAAAAAGCAAGGAGAAGCAATTGCGTCTCTACAAGAGACTGTGAATAAACATACAGAAGCTATTGAAGGCCTCCAGAAGGCAGTGAGAAAATTACAAAGGGCAGTTATGAAACTTTCAATAGAAGTAGGAAGCTTTACTAATAGGGCAGGAAAGGGAATGGAGAAAACAATGCTAAAGCTTTACAGGAAGGCATTAGAACTGCACGGGGTTGATCCTAAGAAAGTAGTCCATGGCATGATAAAGGATGAGGAAGGATTAATAGAAAAAGGTAAGGTATTTGAAGTAGACTTTTATGAGACAAACGATTACGTTTACGTATTTGAGATAAAGAATCTTGCCGATAAGGGAGCTTACGATCAAATAATTATAAGGAAAAAACTATTCTCCGCTAAGTACAAGGATAAGAAAATTAAGATATTTCTCGTAGCAAACTTTGTAGACAAGAAGATAAAGAAGAAACTTGAAGAGGAAGGAGTAGAAATTATAGCTTCTCATGTAATAAAATGA